One window of the Corticium candelabrum chromosome 7, ooCorCand1.1, whole genome shotgun sequence genome contains the following:
- the LOC134181726 gene encoding fibroblast growth factor receptor 4-like: protein MGTEHCEIPAKWLSHEAMMHKVYTEASDVWLFGIVLWEIATLGGSPYLSIPISRLYDLLVGGYRMSWPVNCPRNLHSLIIRCWKAEASERPTFVALVTLLSDPIKETKYSPVDGSQFTDCDSEVCN, encoded by the exons ATGGGAACTgaacat TGCGAAATACCGGCAAAATGGTTGTCTCACGAGGCAATGATGCATAAAGTCTACACGGAAGCTAGTGATGT GTGGTTGTTTGGGATCGTGCTGTGGGAAATAGCCACTCTTG GTGGTTCTCCATATCTCAGTATTCCTATTTCAAGGTTGTATGATCTTCTCGTTGGGGGTTATCGTATGAGTTGGCCTGTGAATTGTCCTCGTAATCT TCATAGCTTAATAATTCGTTGTTGGAAAGCTGAAGCAAGTGAAAGGCCCACTTTTGTGGCTCTCGTGACATTGCTTTCTGATCCGATAAAAGAAACGAAA TACTCACCGGTTGACGGTTCACAATTTACTGACTGTGATAGTGAAGTTTGCAACTAG
- the LOC134182232 gene encoding uncharacterized protein LOC134182232, translating into MATFLCLSSTFFWTVFALLCSLCVNGDVCCETARSPDSSGIIYDAYLNAGVIINNANFGEPYTLNSHGELVFHAGTRQFGRLFRIPLSRPNRLSGRETLLVDVTYSNRSPISPSTDMDPSFMLSDGVSAVGFLTRDKANFPSLSPIVPCDGTSGATVALTCSERDIRVTSDPATVHSLHFRLQPEQPASGSYSGSYDRGVSVYSNYTNLLYFERGLYFEVYRNDPNEQYIFSYFRIQVQSESLAY; encoded by the coding sequence ATGGCGACGTTCCTCTGTTTGTCCTCGACTTTCTTCTGGACAGTCTTTGCTTTGCTGTGCAGTCTTTGTGTGAATGGCGACGTGTGCTGCGAAACAGCTCGGTCACCAGATAGCAGTGGCATTATCTACGATGCCTACCTGAATGCTGGCGTCATCATCAACAACGCCAATTTTGGTGAACCGTACACTTTGAATTCACACGGAGAACTTGTTTTCCATGCAGGAACAAGACAATTTGGACGTCTCTTTCGCATTCCATTGTCTAGACCAAACAGACTGAGTGGCCGTGAGACTCTGCTTGTCGATGTCACCTACTCCAACAGAAGTCCCATCTCACCATCCACGGACATGGATCCAAGCTTCATGCTGTCTGATGGCGTTTCTGCCGTAGGATTTCTAACACGAGATAAGGCCAATTTTCCATCTCTTTCGCCAATAGTGCCTTGCGATGGAACGAGTGGAGCCACCGTCGCATTAACTTGCTCTGAACGAGATATTCGAGTTACATCCGACCCAGCGACTGTGCACTCTCTACACTTTCGTTTGCAACCAGAACAGCCAGCTTCAGGCAGTTACAGCGGTTCTTACGACCGAGGAGTGTCGGTTTATAGCAATTATACCAATCTTCTCTATTTCGAACGTGGACTCTATTTTGAAGTTTACCGCAATGACCCCAATGAGCAATACATATTTTCCTACTTTCGAATTCAAGTACAGTCTGAAAGTCTCGCCTACTAG